Genomic segment of Candidatus Woesearchaeota archaeon:
ATAAGTCATCATCATATACATAGATTTGAAAAAAGTTACTTTAAGGATATTTGTAGTAAATATAATTACAATGATCAATATTTCTACAAGGGATTCTTGATTAGTCCTTTAATTAGTACGTCAATTAAGTTTCTAAAGAAGGTAATCCCAAATAAAAACAAGAGTAATAAGGGTATTAAAGGTAAAGTGCAGATGGTTAGGTATAGGAAATCCAGTTTTATAGGTTCGAGTTTATATTTTATAGGTATGTCTGAGATTTTAACTTTTGGTAGGTATTTTGGAGGTGGAGTATATGGCATTTTTAAGAAGGAATAAGCATAACAATTTCGAGAAATATGCATTACAAAGAGCAATGGATGGACAAGTTAGTAATAAATTTAGAGAGATTTTTAATAAAAATATAGATATTAAAGATAAAAAATTAAAAGTATTGGATTCAGGTTGTGGGGATGGTAAATATTATTTTTTTTTAAAAAATATATTTAAGGATGAAAATATTTTTGGTGTTGAAGTTTCTAAAGAACGTATAAAGCGATGTCATGAAAAAGGTTTTAAAAATGCAACTTATATTGAAGTAAATCAAGAATTACCATTTAGGAATAATCTTTTTGATGTTATTATTTCAGATCAGATTATAGAGCATATATCAAAAGAGAATATTCCTTTCTATCTAAGTGAATTGAGGAGAGTGCTTAAACCGAAAGGGAAGATTATTTTATTGACTCCTAATTATCCTATTAAAAGATTGTATGATGTAACCTATGCGTTTTTATTTTTCAGATCTAAAGGATTATTTGATGATCCTACCCATGTTACATTCTTTTCATTCAAAAGTCTGAGAAAAACTTTAGGTAAATATTTTAAAAATATAGAATTGATTTCTTTAGGAGGGATATATTATAATATTCTTTTTAAGAATAATTTTTTTAGTAGAAAAATTTTAGCTATTATAAGAAAGTAATTTATTTAAACATTTTCTTATTTTTTTTGATTACAATGAAAAGCATTTGTTGATAATTCCGAATTATAGGGATTAGGCTAATTAAATCTTCTAATTTTGATCTTAGTTCATGTCTTCTTATTCGGAAGAAAAACATATTTGAG
This window contains:
- a CDS encoding methyltransferase domain-containing protein produces the protein MAFLRRNKHNNFEKYALQRAMDGQVSNKFREIFNKNIDIKDKKLKVLDSGCGDGKYYFFLKNIFKDENIFGVEVSKERIKRCHEKGFKNATYIEVNQELPFRNNLFDVIISDQIIEHISKENIPFYLSELRRVLKPKGKIILLTPNYPIKRLYDVTYAFLFFRSKGLFDDPTHVTFFSFKSLRKTLGKYFKNIELISLGGIYYNILFKNNFFSRKILAIIRK